From Ovis aries strain OAR_USU_Benz2616 breed Rambouillet chromosome 21, ARS-UI_Ramb_v3.0, whole genome shotgun sequence, a single genomic window includes:
- the CPSF7 gene encoding cleavage and polyadenylation specificity factor subunit 7 isoform X2 translates to MSEGVDLIDIYADEEFNQDPEFNNTDQIDLYDDVLTATSQPSDDRSSSTEPPPPVRQEPSPKPNNKTPAILYTYSGLRNRRAAVYVGSFSWWTTDQQLIQVIRSIGVYDVVELKFAENRANGQSKGYAEVVVASENSVHKLLELLPGKVLNGEKVDVRPATRQNLSQFEAQARKRIPPRAHSRDSSDSADGRATPSENLVPSSARVDKPPSVLPYFNRPPSALPLMGLPPPPIPPPPPLSSSFGVPPPPPGIHYQHLMPPPPRLPPHLAVPPPGAIPPALHLNPAFFPPPNATVGPPPDTYMKASAPYNHHGSRDSGPPPSTVSEAEFEDIMKRNRAISSSAISKAVSGASAGDYSDAIETLLTAIAVIKQSRVANDERCRVLISSLKDCLHGIEAKSYSVGASGSSSRKRHRSRERSPSRSRESSRRHRDLLHNEDRHDDYFQERSREHERHRDRERDRHH, encoded by the exons ATGTCAGAAGGAGTTGACTTGATTGATATATACGCTGACGAGGAATTCAATCAG GACCCAGAGTTCAACAACACAGATCAGATTGACCTGTATGATGACGTGTTGACAGCCACTTCACAGCCTTCGGATGACAGAAGCAGCAGCACTGAGCCACCTCCTCCTGTTCGCCAGGAGCCATCTCCCAAGCCCAATAACAAGACCCCTGCAATTCTGTACACCTACAGTGGCCTGCGCAATAGGCGAGCTGCTGTCTATGTGGGCAGTTTCTCCTGG TGGACCACAGACCAGCAGCTGATCCAGGTTATTCGCTCTATAGGAGTCTATGATGTGGTGGAGTTGAAATTTGCAGAGAATCGAGCAAATGGCCAGTCCAAAGG GTATGCTGAGGTGGTGGTAGCCTCTGAAAACTCTGTCCACAAATTGTTGGAACTTCTGCCAGGAAAAGTTCttaatggagaaaaagtggatGTGAGGCCGGCCACCCGGCAGAACCTGTCACAGTTTGAGGCACAGGCTCGGAAAC GAATACCTCCACGGGCCCACTCCCGAGATTCTAGTGATTCTGCTGATGGACGGGCCACACCCTCTGAGAACCTTGTGCCCTCATCTGCCCGTGTGGATAAGCCCCCCAGTGTGCTGCCCTACTTTAATCGCCCTCCTTCAGCCCTTCCCCTGATgggtctgcccccaccccctattccacccccaccacctctctcctcAAGCTTTGgggtccctcctcctcctcctggcatCCACTACCAGCATCTCATGCCCCCTCCTCCTCGATTACCTCCTCATCTGGCTGTACCCCCCCCTGGGGCCATCCCACCTGCCCTTCACCTCAATCCAGCCTTCTTCCCCCCACCAAATGCCACAGTGGGGCCTCCACCAGATACTTACATGAAGGCCTCAGCACCCTATAACCACCATGGCAG CCGAGATTCGGGCCCTCCGCCCTCTACAGTGAGTGAAGCAGAGTTTGAAGACATCATGAAGCGGAACAGAGCAATTTCCAGCAGTGCCATTTCCAAAGCTGTATCTGGAGCCAGTGCAG GGGATTACAGTGACGCGATTGAGACACTGCTCACAGCCATTGCTGTTATCAAACAGTCCCGGGTCGCCAATGATGAGCGTTGCCGTGTCCTCATCTCCTCTCTTAAGGACTGTCTTCATGGCATTGAAGCCAAGTCTTACAGTGTGGGTGCCAGCGGGAGCTCATCCAG GAAAAGACATCGGTCCCGAGAGAGGTCACCAAGCCGGTCCCGGGAAAGCAGCAGGAGGCACCGGGACCTGCTTCATAATGAAGATCGGCACGATGACTACTTCCAAGAAAGGAGCCGAGAGCATGAGCGACACCGGGACAGAGAGCGGGACCGGCACCACTGA
- the CPSF7 gene encoding cleavage and polyadenylation specificity factor subunit 7 isoform X4 has product MTEAAALSHLLLFARSHLPSPITRPLQFCTPTVACAIGELLSMWAVSPGYAEVVVASENSVHKLLELLPGKVLNGEKVDVRPATRQNLSQFEAQARKRIPPRAHSRDSSDSADGRATPSENLVPSSARVDKPPSVLPYFNRPPSALPLMGLPPPPIPPPPPLSSSFGVPPPPPGIHYQHLMPPPPRLPPHLAVPPPGAIPPALHLNPAFFPPPNATVGPPPDTYMKASAPYNHHGSRDSGPPPSTVSEAEFEDIMKRNRAISSSAISKAVSGASAGDYSDAIETLLTAIAVIKQSRVANDERCRVLISSLKDCLHGIEAKSYSVGASGSSSRKRHRSRERSPSRSRESSRRHRDLLHNEDRHDDYFQERSREHERHRDRERDRHH; this is encoded by the exons ATGACAGAAGCAGCAGCACTGAGCCACCTCCTCCTGTTCGCCAGGAGCCATCTCCCAAGCCCAATAACAAGACCCCTGCAATTCTGTACACCTACAGTGGCCTGCGCAATAGGCGAGCTGCTGTCTATGTGGGCAGTTTCTCCTGG GTATGCTGAGGTGGTGGTAGCCTCTGAAAACTCTGTCCACAAATTGTTGGAACTTCTGCCAGGAAAAGTTCttaatggagaaaaagtggatGTGAGGCCGGCCACCCGGCAGAACCTGTCACAGTTTGAGGCACAGGCTCGGAAAC GAATACCTCCACGGGCCCACTCCCGAGATTCTAGTGATTCTGCTGATGGACGGGCCACACCCTCTGAGAACCTTGTGCCCTCATCTGCCCGTGTGGATAAGCCCCCCAGTGTGCTGCCCTACTTTAATCGCCCTCCTTCAGCCCTTCCCCTGATgggtctgcccccaccccctattccacccccaccacctctctcctcAAGCTTTGgggtccctcctcctcctcctggcatCCACTACCAGCATCTCATGCCCCCTCCTCCTCGATTACCTCCTCATCTGGCTGTACCCCCCCCTGGGGCCATCCCACCTGCCCTTCACCTCAATCCAGCCTTCTTCCCCCCACCAAATGCCACAGTGGGGCCTCCACCAGATACTTACATGAAGGCCTCAGCACCCTATAACCACCATGGCAG CCGAGATTCGGGCCCTCCGCCCTCTACAGTGAGTGAAGCAGAGTTTGAAGACATCATGAAGCGGAACAGAGCAATTTCCAGCAGTGCCATTTCCAAAGCTGTATCTGGAGCCAGTGCAG GGGATTACAGTGACGCGATTGAGACACTGCTCACAGCCATTGCTGTTATCAAACAGTCCCGGGTCGCCAATGATGAGCGTTGCCGTGTCCTCATCTCCTCTCTTAAGGACTGTCTTCATGGCATTGAAGCCAAGTCTTACAGTGTGGGTGCCAGCGGGAGCTCATCCAG GAAAAGACATCGGTCCCGAGAGAGGTCACCAAGCCGGTCCCGGGAAAGCAGCAGGAGGCACCGGGACCTGCTTCATAATGAAGATCGGCACGATGACTACTTCCAAGAAAGGAGCCGAGAGCATGAGCGACACCGGGACAGAGAGCGGGACCGGCACCACTGA
- the CPSF7 gene encoding cleavage and polyadenylation specificity factor subunit 7 isoform X1, whose product MSEGVDLIDIYADEEFNQDPEFNNTDQIDLYDDVLTATSQPSDDRSSSTEPPPPVRQEPSPKPNNKTPAILYTYSGLRNRRAAVYVGSFSWWTTDQQLIQVIRSIGVYDVVELKFAENRANGQSKGYAEVVVASENSVHKLLELLPGKVLNGEKVDVRPATRQNLSQFEAQARKRECVRVPRGGIPPRAHSRDSSDSADGRATPSENLVPSSARVDKPPSVLPYFNRPPSALPLMGLPPPPIPPPPPLSSSFGVPPPPPGIHYQHLMPPPPRLPPHLAVPPPGAIPPALHLNPAFFPPPNATVGPPPDTYMKASAPYNHHGSRDSGPPPSTVSEAEFEDIMKRNRAISSSAISKAVSGASAGDYSDAIETLLTAIAVIKQSRVANDERCRVLISSLKDCLHGIEAKSYSVGASGSSSRKRHRSRERSPSRSRESSRRHRDLLHNEDRHDDYFQERSREHERHRDRERDRHH is encoded by the exons ATGTCAGAAGGAGTTGACTTGATTGATATATACGCTGACGAGGAATTCAATCAG GACCCAGAGTTCAACAACACAGATCAGATTGACCTGTATGATGACGTGTTGACAGCCACTTCACAGCCTTCGGATGACAGAAGCAGCAGCACTGAGCCACCTCCTCCTGTTCGCCAGGAGCCATCTCCCAAGCCCAATAACAAGACCCCTGCAATTCTGTACACCTACAGTGGCCTGCGCAATAGGCGAGCTGCTGTCTATGTGGGCAGTTTCTCCTGG TGGACCACAGACCAGCAGCTGATCCAGGTTATTCGCTCTATAGGAGTCTATGATGTGGTGGAGTTGAAATTTGCAGAGAATCGAGCAAATGGCCAGTCCAAAGG GTATGCTGAGGTGGTGGTAGCCTCTGAAAACTCTGTCCACAAATTGTTGGAACTTCTGCCAGGAAAAGTTCttaatggagaaaaagtggatGTGAGGCCGGCCACCCGGCAGAACCTGTCACAGTTTGAGGCACAGGCTCGGAAACGTGAGTGCGTCCGAGTCCCAAGAGGGG GAATACCTCCACGGGCCCACTCCCGAGATTCTAGTGATTCTGCTGATGGACGGGCCACACCCTCTGAGAACCTTGTGCCCTCATCTGCCCGTGTGGATAAGCCCCCCAGTGTGCTGCCCTACTTTAATCGCCCTCCTTCAGCCCTTCCCCTGATgggtctgcccccaccccctattccacccccaccacctctctcctcAAGCTTTGgggtccctcctcctcctcctggcatCCACTACCAGCATCTCATGCCCCCTCCTCCTCGATTACCTCCTCATCTGGCTGTACCCCCCCCTGGGGCCATCCCACCTGCCCTTCACCTCAATCCAGCCTTCTTCCCCCCACCAAATGCCACAGTGGGGCCTCCACCAGATACTTACATGAAGGCCTCAGCACCCTATAACCACCATGGCAG CCGAGATTCGGGCCCTCCGCCCTCTACAGTGAGTGAAGCAGAGTTTGAAGACATCATGAAGCGGAACAGAGCAATTTCCAGCAGTGCCATTTCCAAAGCTGTATCTGGAGCCAGTGCAG GGGATTACAGTGACGCGATTGAGACACTGCTCACAGCCATTGCTGTTATCAAACAGTCCCGGGTCGCCAATGATGAGCGTTGCCGTGTCCTCATCTCCTCTCTTAAGGACTGTCTTCATGGCATTGAAGCCAAGTCTTACAGTGTGGGTGCCAGCGGGAGCTCATCCAG GAAAAGACATCGGTCCCGAGAGAGGTCACCAAGCCGGTCCCGGGAAAGCAGCAGGAGGCACCGGGACCTGCTTCATAATGAAGATCGGCACGATGACTACTTCCAAGAAAGGAGCCGAGAGCATGAGCGACACCGGGACAGAGAGCGGGACCGGCACCACTGA
- the CPSF7 gene encoding cleavage and polyadenylation specificity factor subunit 7 isoform X3: MTEAAALSHLLLFARSHLPSPITRPLQFCTPTVACAIGELLSMWAVSPGYAEVVVASENSVHKLLELLPGKVLNGEKVDVRPATRQNLSQFEAQARKRECVRVPRGGIPPRAHSRDSSDSADGRATPSENLVPSSARVDKPPSVLPYFNRPPSALPLMGLPPPPIPPPPPLSSSFGVPPPPPGIHYQHLMPPPPRLPPHLAVPPPGAIPPALHLNPAFFPPPNATVGPPPDTYMKASAPYNHHGSRDSGPPPSTVSEAEFEDIMKRNRAISSSAISKAVSGASAGDYSDAIETLLTAIAVIKQSRVANDERCRVLISSLKDCLHGIEAKSYSVGASGSSSRKRHRSRERSPSRSRESSRRHRDLLHNEDRHDDYFQERSREHERHRDRERDRHH, encoded by the exons ATGACAGAAGCAGCAGCACTGAGCCACCTCCTCCTGTTCGCCAGGAGCCATCTCCCAAGCCCAATAACAAGACCCCTGCAATTCTGTACACCTACAGTGGCCTGCGCAATAGGCGAGCTGCTGTCTATGTGGGCAGTTTCTCCTGG GTATGCTGAGGTGGTGGTAGCCTCTGAAAACTCTGTCCACAAATTGTTGGAACTTCTGCCAGGAAAAGTTCttaatggagaaaaagtggatGTGAGGCCGGCCACCCGGCAGAACCTGTCACAGTTTGAGGCACAGGCTCGGAAACGTGAGTGCGTCCGAGTCCCAAGAGGGG GAATACCTCCACGGGCCCACTCCCGAGATTCTAGTGATTCTGCTGATGGACGGGCCACACCCTCTGAGAACCTTGTGCCCTCATCTGCCCGTGTGGATAAGCCCCCCAGTGTGCTGCCCTACTTTAATCGCCCTCCTTCAGCCCTTCCCCTGATgggtctgcccccaccccctattccacccccaccacctctctcctcAAGCTTTGgggtccctcctcctcctcctggcatCCACTACCAGCATCTCATGCCCCCTCCTCCTCGATTACCTCCTCATCTGGCTGTACCCCCCCCTGGGGCCATCCCACCTGCCCTTCACCTCAATCCAGCCTTCTTCCCCCCACCAAATGCCACAGTGGGGCCTCCACCAGATACTTACATGAAGGCCTCAGCACCCTATAACCACCATGGCAG CCGAGATTCGGGCCCTCCGCCCTCTACAGTGAGTGAAGCAGAGTTTGAAGACATCATGAAGCGGAACAGAGCAATTTCCAGCAGTGCCATTTCCAAAGCTGTATCTGGAGCCAGTGCAG GGGATTACAGTGACGCGATTGAGACACTGCTCACAGCCATTGCTGTTATCAAACAGTCCCGGGTCGCCAATGATGAGCGTTGCCGTGTCCTCATCTCCTCTCTTAAGGACTGTCTTCATGGCATTGAAGCCAAGTCTTACAGTGTGGGTGCCAGCGGGAGCTCATCCAG GAAAAGACATCGGTCCCGAGAGAGGTCACCAAGCCGGTCCCGGGAAAGCAGCAGGAGGCACCGGGACCTGCTTCATAATGAAGATCGGCACGATGACTACTTCCAAGAAAGGAGCCGAGAGCATGAGCGACACCGGGACAGAGAGCGGGACCGGCACCACTGA
- the SDHAF2 gene encoding succinate dehydrogenase assembly factor 2, mitochondrial has product MAVVAVFPAFARMLALSRRHLVSPSLSMTSCRRCYRGDSPNDSQKDMIEIPLPPWQERTDESIETKRARLLYESRKRGMLENCILLSLFAKEHLQHMTEKQLNLYDRLINEPSNDWDIYYWATEAKPAPEIFENEVMALLRDFAKNKNKEQRLRAPDLEYLFEKPH; this is encoded by the exons ATGGCGGTGGTCGCGGTGTTCCCGGCTTTTGCGCGG ATGCTTGCTCTGTCAAGGCGCCACCTAGTGTctccttcactcagcatgacgTCATGTAGACGCTGCTACAGAGGTGACAGCCCGAACGATTCCCAGAAGGATATGATTGAAATCCCTTTGCCTCCGTGGCAGGAGCGAACTGATGAATCCATAGAAACCAAACGAGCCCGGCTGCTCTATGAGAGCAGAAAGAGGGGAATGCTGGAAAACTGCATCCTGCTTAG CCTCTTCGCTAAGGAACATCTGCAGCACATGACGGAGAAACAGCTGAACCTCTACGATCGCCTGATTAATGAGCCGAGTAACGACTGGGATATTTACTACTGGGCTACAG AAGCAAAACCAGCCCCAGAAATATTTGAAAACGAAGTCATGGCCCTGTTGAGAGACTTTGctaagaacaaaaacaaagagcAGCGACTGCGGGCCCCGGATCTTGAATACCTCTTCGAAAAGCCACACTGA